In the genome of Magnolia sinica isolate HGM2019 chromosome 2, MsV1, whole genome shotgun sequence, one region contains:
- the LOC131237407 gene encoding uncharacterized protein LOC131237407, with protein sequence MANDGKMKLKAMLLTHSSSEIHSRKLQNLDFTRDAFSHLASEQVCLAWSRTSSPRVRSASSISKNQVYKRPSHCGALHLLDRLSLNCLFILKSSIVDFNFYCQICKSDK encoded by the exons ATGGCTAATGATGGGAAGATGAAGCTGAAGGCAATGCTTCTAACCCATTCCTCTTCAGAAATACATTCTAGAAAACTTCAGAACCTTG ATTTCACAAGAGATGCATTTTCGCACCTAGCAAGTGAACAAGTTTGCCTCGCTTGGTCTAGAACGAGCTCCCCTCGGGTCAGGAGTGcatcaagcatatccaaaaacCAG GTATATAAAAGGCCATCACATTGTGGAGCTCTTCATCTACTTGACAGACTTTCATTGAATTGtctttttattttgaagtctTCCATTGTAGATTTTAATTTTTACTGTCAAATTTGCAAGTCAGATAAATAA